The Microcystis panniformis FACHB-1757 region GACGACAGTTTAGAAAGCATTTTCGGCGAGATTACTAATGCTGCCCGCATCTCCAAAAATGGTGGCGGTGTCGGGGTGAATATGAGTAGAATCCGTGCCACTGGTAGCTGGGTAATGGGGAAAGCTAATGCTTCCGGGGGGATTATTCCTTGGATTAAATTACTCAACGATACAGCTATTGCAGTAAATCAGGGGGGAAGACGAGCCGGGGCAGTAACTATCGGTGTTGACATCTGGCATTTAGATGTGCCAGAATTTCTGGAAATGCAGACAGAAAACGGTGATCAAAGACGCAAAGCTTATGATGTTTTTCCCCAATTAGTTATCACCGATGAATTTATGCGTCGGGTGATAACTAAAGCCGAGTGGACATTAGTAGATCCCTACGAAGTTCGCAATAAATTAGGTATAGAATTAGCGGAACTATGGGGGGAAGAATTTGAAGAGGCCTATCGTTTAGTAGAAGCTAATTTAGATCAAGAGATTCTCCTCTATAAAAAAATCAATGCCCGGGACTTATTTAAAAGTATCATGCGTTCCCAAGTAGAAACAGGAATGCCCTACATTGCTTTCAAAGATACCATTAATCGCGCTAATCCTAATAAACACGATGGCTACATCCCCGGTGTAAATTTATGCGTCGCGGGAGAAACAAAAATTCTCACTGACCGAGGACAAATAGCAATCGCTGATTTGGTGGGGGAATATGTTAATGTCTGGAATGGATTGGAGTGGTCAGAAGTATTAGTTAAAAAGACTGGAGAAAACCAGCCTTTATTAAAGGTCAATTTCTCTAACGGAGAGGCATTAGAATGTACTTACTACCATAAGTTTTACGTTCAGAAAAACTACAAGGGAACCGTGGAAATTGTGGAGGCAAAAGACCTCAAACAAGGAGATAAATTAATTAAATACCAGCTGCCTCTCATCCAGTCAGAAAATGATCTTGACTTTCCCTACGCCTACACCGCAGGATTCTTTTCTGGAGATGGGAGTTACGGAAACAATGGAATGCCAGAAGTTGACCTATACGGAGTTAAAAAAGAGTTACTTCCCTTATTGGCTATTCGTAACAAATATCGGGGAAATGGCTCTATTGAAAAAGGTACTTTTTGGAGAAAAGAAACCGATACCCTAGGGGTATATCATGACAGTAAACAAGATCGGATCGTCTGTAAACTCCCGTTAGATATTCCCAGTAAATTTACAGTTCCTCTCAATGGTTACACAATTAAATCTCGTTTAGAATGGTTAGCTGGTTTACTTGATGCCGATGGAACAGTTGCCCGCAATGGTTCTAACGAGTCTCTCCAGATTGCTGCTGTTAACCGGCAATTTTTGCTCGATATTCGCCTAATGTTACAGACTTTAGGAGTTGATTCCAAAGTTACTTTTATGGATGACGGTGGCTATAAATTGATGCCAAATGGAAAGGGAAATTATCAAGAATATCTCTGTCAACCAAAATATCGTTTACTGATTAATTCTGTCGGACTATTTCAACTTGGTCAATTGGGACTTAAAACCCATCGCTTACAATGGACTTTAAAAGAACCCCAACGTTCGGCAACTCAGTTTATCCGCATTGAATCGGTAGAGTTAACCTGTCGTCGAGATGACACCTACTGTTTTACAGAACCCAAGCGTCATCTGGGAATGTTTAACGGCATTCTAACAGGACAATGCACCGAATCTTTTAGCAATGTCACCCCCGATAAAACTGCCCATTGCTGTAATTTAGTTAGCCTTAATTTAGCCAATATCGACAGGGAAGAAATCGAGTCTAATTGT contains the following coding sequences:
- a CDS encoding ribonucleotide reductase N-terminal alpha domain-containing protein — encoded protein: MQSKPLTTTVSIHKNNEVIPFRSTPLANMGSHGIRVIRRDGSTTSLNIGKIRDVVEWACEGKKVNSIALEAGLTTRLRDGITTREIQDNLINCALEMCSPEEPDWRYVAGRLHIWSLWKDTLVVRGYQYGNYEKTVKTQVKNRLYDERILIYSEAELKEAGSWINPDWDIDYDYAGALLITSRYLLKNELPQEALLTCSLLLATVEEPANRLHWAKKFYQGIAQRKISLATPILANLRTPKGSLTSCFILSIDDSLESIFGEITNAARISKNGGGVGVNMSRIRATGSWVMGKANASGGIIPWIKLLNDTAIAVNQGGRRAGAVTIGVDIWHLDVPEFLEMQTENGDQRRKAYDVFPQLVITDEFMRRVITKAEWTLVDPYEVRNKLGIELAELWGEEFEEAYRLVEANLDQEILLYKKINARDLFKSIMRSQVETGMPYIAFKDTINRANPNKHDGYIPGVNLCVAGETKILTDRGQIAIADLVGEYVNVWNGLEWSEVLVKKTGENQPLLKVNFSNGEALECTYYHKFYVQKNYKGTVEIVEAKDLKQGDKLIKYQLPLIQSENDLDFPYAYTAGFFSGDGSYGNNGMPEVDLYGVKKELLPLLAIRNKYRGNGSIEKGTFWRKETDTLGVYHDSKQDRIVCKLPLDIPSKFTVPLNGYTIKSRLEWLAGLLDADGTVARNGSNESLQIAAVNRQFLLDIRLMLQTLGVDSKVTFMDDGGYKLMPNGKGNYQEYLCQPKYRLLINSVGLFQLGQLGLKTHRLQWTLKEPQRSATQFIRIESVELTCRRDDTYCFTEPKRHLGMFNGILTGQCTESFSNVTPDKTAHCCNLVSLNLANIDREEIESNCQIAVRILDNTIDITNPPFDNAKNHNDKYRTIGVGAMGLADWLAKRKLSYNNLSEISNLFEEIGYWCTYSSMELAKERGAYQAFLGSEWSQGKLIGAKPVEWFLNNAVQPQRWQQLAEDIQRFGIRNSHITAIAPNTSSSLVQGCTASVLPVYSRFFYDKWAKGTVPIAPPFIEEAFWFYPENKNLEQQQVVKAIATMQEWIDTGISMELLFNLNEGVYFPEEPNRCLTAKDIFDTLVMAWELGCKAIYYIRTVQKDNFRESDDSCSSCAN